A window of Ananas comosus cultivar F153 linkage group 4, ASM154086v1, whole genome shotgun sequence contains these coding sequences:
- the LOC109709711 gene encoding trihelix transcription factor ASIL1-like isoform X2 — MEEKGSRAKEEKELLWISSSSNNNNNNNKEELAARPGKRDEWSDAAVAALLDAYEAKWALRNRAKLKGHDWEDVARAVSCRAGDRSCKGPKTATQCKNKVESMKKRYRSEAAVRPAVVGGSKWPLFHRLDGLVRCRGVGAAAEAMIGLESEEQHEQSAAAAVAPAGEVSLPKADGDAVIVEGECGDTPAKENGNEATNNKEVQGNSTQSNDDGSREKRETAKNNRKRKRRKEQKDVMSEVIRSIQYFAEVVLKVEHARMEAMREVEMIRAEAEAKRGEMDLKRTEIIASTQLQIARLFAKNCGNI, encoded by the exons ATGGAAGAGAAGGGGAGTAGAGCAAAGGAGGAAAAAGAGTTGTTGTGgattagtagtagtagtaataataataataataataataaagaggaGTTGGCGGCACGGCCGGGGAAGAGGGACGAGTGGAGCgacgcggcggtggcggcgctgcTGGACGCGTACGAGGCGAAATGGGCGCTCCGGAACCGGGCCAAGCTGAAGGGCCACGACTGGGAGGACGTGGCGCGCGCCGTGTCGTGCCGCGCCGGGGATCGGAGTTGCAAGGGGCCGAAGACGGCCACGCAGTGCAAGAACAAGGTGGAGTCGATGAAGAAGCGGTATCGCTCGGAGGCGGCGGTGAGACCCGCGGTGGTCGGGGGGTCCAAGTGGCCCTTGTTTCACCGGCTGGACGGTTTGGTCCGGTGTCGGGGGGTCGGCGCTGCGGCGGAGGCGATGATCGGCCTCGAGTCTGAGGAGCAACATGAGCAGTCGGCTGCGGCGGCAGTAGCGCCAGCTGGTGAGGTGTCACTGCCGAAGGCCGACGGGGACGCCGTAATAGTAGAG GGTGAATGTGGAGACACACCGGCCAAGGAAAACGGAAATGAGGCCACTAACAACAAGGAGGTGCAGGGCAATAGTACACAATCGAATGATGATGGATCACGCGAAAAGCGCGAAACGGCGAAAAACAatagaaagaggaagaggagaaaagagCAAAAAGACGTGATGTCGGAGGTGATACGGAGCATACAGTACTTCGCGGAGGTCGTGCTGAAGGTGGAGCATGCGAGAATGGAGGCGATGAGGGAAGTAGAGATGATCAGGGCCGAGGCGGAGGCGAAGCGAGGAGAGATGGATTTGAAGAGAACTGAGATCATTGCCAGTACCCAGCTGCAAATTGCTAGACTCTTTGCTAAGAATTGTGGTAATATTTGA
- the LOC109709711 gene encoding trihelix transcription factor ASIL2-like isoform X1, with the protein MEEKGSRAKEEKELLWISSSSNNNNNNNKEELAARPGKRDEWSDAAVAALLDAYEAKWALRNRAKLKGHDWEDVARAVSCRAGDRSCKGPKTATQCKNKVESMKKRYRSEAAVRPAVVGGSKWPLFHRLDGLVRCRGVGAAAEAMIGLESEEQHEQSAAAAVAPAGEVSLPKADGDAVIVEQGECGDTPAKENGNEATNNKEVQGNSTQSNDDGSREKRETAKNNRKRKRRKEQKDVMSEVIRSIQYFAEVVLKVEHARMEAMREVEMIRAEAEAKRGEMDLKRTEIIASTQLQIARLFAKNCGNI; encoded by the exons ATGGAAGAGAAGGGGAGTAGAGCAAAGGAGGAAAAAGAGTTGTTGTGgattagtagtagtagtaataataataataataataataaagaggaGTTGGCGGCACGGCCGGGGAAGAGGGACGAGTGGAGCgacgcggcggtggcggcgctgcTGGACGCGTACGAGGCGAAATGGGCGCTCCGGAACCGGGCCAAGCTGAAGGGCCACGACTGGGAGGACGTGGCGCGCGCCGTGTCGTGCCGCGCCGGGGATCGGAGTTGCAAGGGGCCGAAGACGGCCACGCAGTGCAAGAACAAGGTGGAGTCGATGAAGAAGCGGTATCGCTCGGAGGCGGCGGTGAGACCCGCGGTGGTCGGGGGGTCCAAGTGGCCCTTGTTTCACCGGCTGGACGGTTTGGTCCGGTGTCGGGGGGTCGGCGCTGCGGCGGAGGCGATGATCGGCCTCGAGTCTGAGGAGCAACATGAGCAGTCGGCTGCGGCGGCAGTAGCGCCAGCTGGTGAGGTGTCACTGCCGAAGGCCGACGGGGACGCCGTAATAGTAGAG CAGGGTGAATGTGGAGACACACCGGCCAAGGAAAACGGAAATGAGGCCACTAACAACAAGGAGGTGCAGGGCAATAGTACACAATCGAATGATGATGGATCACGCGAAAAGCGCGAAACGGCGAAAAACAatagaaagaggaagaggagaaaagagCAAAAAGACGTGATGTCGGAGGTGATACGGAGCATACAGTACTTCGCGGAGGTCGTGCTGAAGGTGGAGCATGCGAGAATGGAGGCGATGAGGGAAGTAGAGATGATCAGGGCCGAGGCGGAGGCGAAGCGAGGAGAGATGGATTTGAAGAGAACTGAGATCATTGCCAGTACCCAGCTGCAAATTGCTAGACTCTTTGCTAAGAATTGTGGTAATATTTGA